A single Anopheles maculipalpis chromosome 3RL, idAnoMacuDA_375_x, whole genome shotgun sequence DNA region contains:
- the LOC126563854 gene encoding xanthine dehydrogenase, with product MAPSSVRGEPDGLLQQFNRNQPLVFFVNGKKVTDECPDPESTLLTYLRDKLRLCGTKLGCAEGGCGACTVMVSKVDRKTGLLQHLAVNACLTPVCSVHGMAVTTVEGIGSTRTRLHPVQERIAKAHGSQCGFCTPGIVMSMYSLLRSSPVPSMKELEVAFQGNLCRCTGYRPILEGYKTFTKEFGTNCAMGENCCRNGNGTGCGQNGSEKDNELFQPSEFIPYDPSQEPIFPPELKLSDKLDSESLVFRTSRTAWYRPTKLADLLALKKVHPETKIVIGNTEVGVEVKFKHFEYPVLANPSQIKELTIIERQAQGMKIGSAVTLMEMENALRKEIETGPETETRLFQAIVDMLHWFAGKQIRNVASVGGNIMTGSPISDLNPIFTAAAIELEVASLDGGVRKVHMGDGFFTGYRKNVIQPQEVLLSLFIPRTTKDQHFIAHKQAKRRDDDIAIVNGAFNVQFRPGTDIVEQIHLAFGGMAPTTVLAKKTAAALVGARWDAQLVERCNDLLVEELPLSPSAPGGMIVYRRSLTLSLFFKAYLAIAQSLDKQQIPNRKPIDDREKSGASTFHTLVPKSTQLFEKVSGDQPITDPIRRPQVHASAYKQVTGEAIYCDDIPKFVNELYLAFVYSTKAHAKILSIDPSEALNQEGVHRFFSAEDLTDEQNKAGPVFHDEFVFVKDVVTTQGQIIGAIVADNQTIAQRAARKVKVAYEELQPLIITLEDAIRQESFYPGFPRVIVKGDVEQGFSEADFIVEGDCRMGGQEHFYLETQACLAVPKDSDEIEVISSTQHPTEIQHHVALALGIPASKVVSRVKRLGGGFGGKESRAAIVAIPVALAAHRLGRPVRCMLDRDEDMAVSGTRHPFYFQYKVGVSKEGKLIAGDFRSYNNGGHSMDLSFAVLERSMFHIQNAYRIPNLRVRGWVCRTNLPSNTAFRGFGGPQGMMAAEFMMRHVARVLKRDYIELVELNMYREGDTTHYNQQIEGCNVGKCWSEVLQSSDFAKRRQAVEQFNQEHRWRKRGIHVVPTMFGIAFTVLHLNQSGALIHVYQDGTVLLTHGGTEMGQGLHTKMIQVAATALGIPFDRIHISETSTDKVPNTSATAASAGSDLNGTAVLNACKTISKRLEPFRREYPDKDWNFWVSKAYFSRVSLSATGFYATPDLGYDFGTNSGKAFNYYTYGAACSEVEIDCLTGDHQVIRTDIVMDLGSSINPAIDIGQIEGGFMQGYGLFTLEEMVYSPHGQVYSRGPGMYKLPGFADIPGEFNVSLLTGAPNPRAVYSSKAVGEPPLFLASSVFFAIRDAIAAARQEENLSEDFTLVSPATSARIRTACQDKLVERFTKQQSNDYIPWNVMP from the exons ATGGCCCCATCGAGTGTTCGCGGTGAACCGGACGGACTGTTGCAGCAATTCAACAGAAATCAACCACTGGTTTTCTTCGTCAACGGAAAGAAG GTTACCGATGAATGTCCAGATCCTGAGAGTACTCTGTTGACATATTTGCGTGACAAATTACGTCTCTGTGGCACGAAGCTCGGATGCGCCGAGGGAGGATGTGGAGCATGTACGGTGATGGTGTCGAAGGTCGATCGGAAAACTGGCCTTCTACAGCATCTGGCGGTCAACGCTTGCCTTACACCGGTATGTTCCGTTCACGGGATGGCCGTAACAACGGTCGAGGGTATTGGAAGCACCCGGACACGCCTCCACCCGGTACAGGAACGCATCGCAAAGGCACACGGCTCGCAGTGCGGCTTTTGCACTCCCGGAATCGTAATGTCGATGTACTCGTTGCTCCGCAGCTCTCCTGTTCCGTCCATGAAAGAACTAGAGGTAGCTTTCCAGGGCAACCTATGTCGCTGTACCGGATATCGACCGATCCTCGAGGGATACAAAACGTTTACCAAAGAGTTCGGCACCAACTGTGCCATGGGAGAGAATTGTTGCCGAAACGGAAACGGTACAGGCTGCGGACAGAACGGCAGCGAAAAAGATAACGAGCTTTTCCAGCCGAGCGAATTCATCCCCTACGATCCTTCCCAAGAGCCCATCTTCCCACCGGAATTGAAGCTATCGGATAAACTCGACTCAGAATCGCTAGTTTTTCGTACGTCGCGCACGGCATGGTACCGTCCAACGAAACTCGCCGATTTGTTAGCGCTGAAAAAAGTTCATCCGGAAACGAAGATTGTGATCGGTAACACGGAAGTAGGGGTGGAAGTCAAGTTTAAGCACTTTGAGTATCCCGTCCTTGCCAATCCTTCCCAAATAAAGGAACTGACAATAATCGAGCGACAAGCGCAGGGAATGAAAATAGGATCCGCAGTGACgttgatggaaatggaaaacgcgCTCCGAAAGGAAATTGAAACCGGTCCAGAGACTGAAACGCGTTTGTTTCAAGCTATCGTTGACATGTTGCACTGGTTTGCAGGCAAGCAAATTCGCAATGTAGCCTCGGTGGGAGGTAACATAATGACGGGAAGCCCTATTTCCGACTTGAACCCCATCTTTACTGCAGCTGCAATCGAACTGGAAGTAGCAAGCCTAGACGGTGGAGTTCGGAAAGTGCACATGGGCGATGGATTCTTCACTGGCTATCGAAAGAACGTGATTCAACCCCAGGAAGTTCTTCTGTCCCTGTTTATCCCTCGGACCACCAAAGACCAGCACTTCATTGCGCATAAACAGGCCAAACGGCGGGACGACGATATAGCCATCGTGAACGGAGCGTTCAATGTTCAGTTTCGCCCGGGCACAGATATCGTCGAACAAATCCATCTGGCATTTGGCGGAATGGCGCCAACTACTGTTCTGGCCAAGAAGACGGCCGCTGCTCTAGTCGGAGCTCGTTGGGATGCGCAGCTTGTCGAACGGTGCAACGATTTGCTCGTGGAGGAACTTCCACTCAGTCCATCGGCTCCCGGTGGTATGATCGTTTATCGTCGATCGCTCACGTTGAGCCTCTTCTTTAAGGCATACCTAGCGATCGCCCAATCGCTtgacaaacaacaaatcccAAACAGGAAACCCATTGATGATCGTGAGAAGAGCGGTGCCAGCACTTTCCATACGTTAGTGCCGAAGAGCACTCAATTGTTTGAAAAGGTTTCAGGCGATCAACCCATCACCGATCCAATCCGTCGACCACAAGTGCATGCTTCAGCTTACAAACAGGTCACAGGAGAAGCAATCTATTGTGACGATATTCCAAAGTTTGTCAACGAGTTATATTTGGCATTCGTGTACAGCACGAAAGCGCACGCCAAAATTCTATCAATCGATCCATCGGAAGCACTGAACCAGGAAGGTGTTCATCGATTCTTCAGTGCGGAAGATCTGACCGACGAGCAGAACAAAGCCGGTCCTGTGTTTCACGATGAATTTGTATTCGTGAAAGATGTTGTAACTACCCAGGGCCAGATTATCGGCGCTATCGTAGCTGATAATCAAACAATTGCACAACGCGCAGCACGTAAGGTGAAGGTAGCATATGAAGAATTGCAACCATTAATTATAACATTGGAAGATGCAATCCGACAAGAATCGTTCTATCCCGGGTTCCCGAGAGTCATTGTTAAGGGAGATGTAGAGCAGGGGTTTTCAGAAGCTGACTTCATCGTAGAAGGTGATTGTCGCATGGGCGGACAGGAGCACTTCTACCTTGAAACGCAAGCGTGTCTCGCTGTGCCGAAGGATTCCGATGAGATCGAGGTCATCAGCAGTACCCAGCATCCTACCGAAATCCAACATCACGTAGCACTAGCGCTAGGAATTCCTGCCTCAAAAGTAGTCTCTCGTGTTAAACGTCTTGGGGGCGGTTTTGGTGGCAAGGAATCGCGTGCCGCCATCGTTGCCATACCGGTCGCACTGGCCGCCCACCGCCTTGGAAGGCCCGTGCGATGCATGCTGGACAGAGATGAAGATATGGCAGTGTCCGGCACACGACATCCTTTCTATTTCCAGTACAAAGTTGGAGTTAGTAAGGAAGGAAAGCTTATTGCTGGGGATTTTCGTTCATACAACAACGGTGGCCACTCGATGGATTTATCCTTTGCCGTTTTGGAGCGTTCAATGTTCCATATTCAGAACGCTTACCGTATACCTAATCTGCGCGTCCGCGGGTGGGTGTGTCGTACGAATCTTCCTTCGAACACAGCTTTCCGTGGATTTGGAGGCCCGCAGGGCATGATGGCAGCAGAATTTATGATGCGTCATGTTGCACGCGTACTTAAGCGGGACTACATCGAGTTAGTCGAACTAAATATGTACCGCGAAGGTGACACAACACATTACAACCAGCAAATCGAAGGCTGTAACGTGGGTAAGTGCTGGAGCGAGGTACTACAATCATCTGACTTTGCCAAACGCAGGCAAGCAGTTGAACAGTTCAACCAAGAGCATCGTTGGCGTAAGCGGGGAATTCACGTCGTTCCGACAATGTTTGGCATCGCATTCACGGTACTGCATTTAAACCAGAGCGGTGCACTGATTCACGTTTACCAGGATGGTACGGTACTGCTCACCCACGGAGGAACCGAAATGGGACAAGGACTACACACGAAAATGATTCAAGTCGCGGCAACAGCGCTGGGAATTCCTTTCGATCGTATCCATATTTCTGAAACGTCTACAGATAAGGTACCGAATACTTCGGCGACAGCAGCGAGCGCTGGTTCAGATTTGAATGGAACAGCGGTGCTGAATGCGTGCAAAACCATTAGCAAACGATTGGAACCGTTTCGGCGAGAATATCCCGACAAGGATTGGAATTTCTGGGTCAGTAAAGCTTACTTCAGTCGCGTTTCATTGTCGGCTACTGGATTCTATGCTACACCTGATTTGGGATACGATTTTGGCACTAACTCGGGCAAAGCATTCAACTACTACACATACGGTGCGGCCTGCTCCGAGGTGGAAATCGATTGCTTGACTGGCGATCATCAGGTCATTCGTACTGATATCGTTATGGATTTAGGATCCAGCATCAATCCAGCCATTGATATCGGACAAATCGAAGGCGGATTTATGCAGGGTTACGGTTTGTTTACACTGGAGGAAATGGTATATTCGCCGCACGGACAAGTTTATTCACGAGGACCCGGTATGTACAAATTACCCGGTTTTGCCGACATACCTGGTGAGTTCAATGTTTCACTATTGACTGGGGCTCCAAATCCCCGCGCAGTGTACTCATCAAAGGCAGTTGGTGAACCACCGCTTTTCTTAGCATCGTCTGTTTTCTTCGCTATTCGAGATGcaattgctgctgctcgacaggaggAAAATCTGAGTGAAGATTTTACTCTAGTTTCACCGGCAACTTCCGCACGAATTCGTACAGCTTGTCAGGATAAGTTGGTTGAACGATTCACTAAACAACAGAGCAATGACTATATTCCGTGGAATGTAATGCCTTAA
- the LOC126563860 gene encoding xanthine dehydrogenase-like, with the protein MEGLAQFKNVPLVLFVNGKKITDATPDPECTLLTYLRDKLLLCGTKLGCAEGGCGACTVMVSKVDRKTGLLQHLAVNACLTPVCSVHGMAVTTVEGIGSTRTRLHPVQERIAKAHGSQCGFCTPGIVMSMYSLLRSSPVPSMKELEVAFQGNLCRCTGYRPILEGYKTFTKEFGTNCAMGENCCRNGNGTGCGQNGSEKDNELFQPSEFIPYDPSQEPIFPPELKLSDKLDSESLVFRTSRTAWYRPTKLADLLALKKVHPETKIVIGNTEVGVEVKFKHFEYPVLANPSQIKELTIIERQAQGMKIGSAVTLMEMENALRKEIETGPETETRLFQAIVDMLHWFAGKQIRNVASVGGNIMTGSPISDLNPIFTAAAIELEVASLDGGVRKVHMGDGFFTGYRKNVIQPQEVLLSLFIPRTTKDQHFIAHKQAKRRDDDIAIVNGAFNVQFRPGTDIVEQIHLAFGGMAPTTVLAKKTAAALVGARWDAQLVERCNDLLVEELPLSPSAPGGMIVYRRSLTLSLFFKAYLAIAQSLDKQQIPNRKPIDDREKSGASTFHTLVPKSTQLFEKVSGDQPITDPIRRPQVHASAYKQVTGEAIYCDDIPKFVNELYLAFVCSTKAHAKILSIDPSEALNQEGVHRFFSAEDLTDEQNRLGAIVEDEWVFAKDIVTSQGQIIGAVVAEKESTAKQAAKKVKILYEDISPIIVSLEDAIMRQSFFPEGSLRLEIGDVDATFQSSNTIVEGECRTGAQEHFYLEPIACIAFPRDSDELEIISCSQHPAEAQRKVANALGMPCHKVFSRVKRLGGGFGGKETKVDLFVTPVALAAYRLRRPVRCVLDRCDDMAVTGTRHPFLVQYRVAVSEEGLLLAGEYKAYCNAGYSRDLSYSVMQRALLHIQNAYKIPTLRIEGWVCKTNIPSCTAFRGFGSPQAMLVAETVIRHVAQKLELDHVAVIERNLYNNGDRTHYNKLIDNCTVRRCWNELLESSELQNRQIEVDNFNRANRWRKRGIDAVPTMYGIAFNVPGLDQSGALVHVYQDGNVLIAHGGVEMGQGLHTKMIQVAATALQIPFEKIHCSETNTDKVPNTSATAASVASDLNGAAVLNACHKLLARIEPYQKKDATAGWNTWVQQAYLDRVSLSSTGFYATPDINYNFATNTGNPFHYYTFGAACSEVEIDCLTGDHQVLRTDIVMDVGSSINPAIDIGQIEGGFMQGYGLFMLEEMIYSPTGEVYSRGPGTYKLPGFGNIPGELNVSLLTGAPNPRAVYSSKAIGEPPLFLASSAYFATKAAIAAARKEEGILDNFNLIAPASAARIRMLCSDSITHKFPEEDTTKSWNVMA; encoded by the exons ATGGAAGGTTTAGCCCAGTTCAAAAATGTCCCTTTAGTGTTGTTtgtgaatggaaaaaagataaCCGATGCTACTCCTGATCCTGAATGTACTCTGTTGACATATTTGCGTGACAAATTACTTCTCTGTGGCACGAAGCTCGGATGCGCCGAGGGAGGATGTGGGGCATGTACGGTGATGGTGTCGAAGGTCGATCGGAAAACTGGCCTTCTACAGCATCTGGCGGTCAACGCTTGCCTTACACCGGTATGTTCCGTTCACGGGATGGCCGTAACAACGGTCGAGGGTATTGGAAGCACCCGGACACGCCTCCACCCGGTACAGGAACGCATCGCAAAGGCACACGGCTCGCAGTGCGGCTTTTGCACTCCCGGAATCGTAATGTCGATGTACTCGTTGCTCCGCAGCTCTCCTGTTCCGTCCATGAAAGAACTAGAGGTAGCTTTCCAGGGCAACCTATGTCGCTGTACCGGATATCGACCGATCCTCGAGGGATACAAAACGTTTACCAAAGAGTTCGGCACCAACTGTGCCATGGGAGAGAATTGTTGCCGAAACGGAAACGGTACAGGCTGCGGACAGAACGGCAGCGAAAAAGATAACGAGCTTTTCCAGCCGAGCGAATTCATCCCCTACGATCCTTCCCAAGAGCCCATCTTCCCACCGGAATTGAAGCTATCGGATAAACTCGACTCAGAATCGCTAGTTTTTCGTACGTCGCGCACGGCATGGTACCGTCCGACGAAACTCGCCGATTTGTTAGCGCTGAAAAAAGTTCATCCGGAAACGAAGATTGTGATCGGTAACACGGAAGTAGGGGTGGAAGTCAAGTTTAAGCACTTTGAGTATCCCGTCCTTGCCAATCCTTCCCAAATAAAGGAACTGACAATAATCGAGCGACAAGCGCAGGGAATGAAAATAGGATCCGCAGTGACgttgatggaaatggaaaacgcgCTCCGAAAGGAAATTGAAACCGGTCCAGAGACTGAAACGCGTTTGTTTCAAGCTATCGTTGACATGTTGCACTGGTTTGCAGGCAAGCAAATTCGCAATGTAGCCTCGGTGGGAGGTAACATAATGACGGGAAGCCCTATTTCCGACTTGAACCCCATCTTTACTGCAGCTGCAATCGAACTGGAAGTAGCAAGCCTAGACGGTGGAGTTCGGAAAGTGCACATGGGCGATGGATTCTTCACTGGCTATCGAAAGAACGTGATTCAACCCCAGGAAGTTCTTCTGTCCCTGTTTATCCCTCGGACCACCAAAGACCAGCACTTCATTGCGCATAAACAGGCCAAACGGCGGGACGACGATATAGCCATCGTGAACGGAGCGTTCAATGTTCAGTTTCGCCCGGGCACAGATATCGTCGAACAAATCCATCTGGCATTTGGCGGAATGGCGCCAACTACTGTTCTGGCCAAGAAGACGGCCGCTGCTCTAGTCGGAGCTCGTTGGGATGCGCAGCTTGTCGAACGGTGCAACGATTTGCTCGTGGAGGAACTTCCACTCAGTCCATCGGCTCCCGGTGGTATGATCGTTTATCGTCGATCGCTCACGTTGAGCCTCTTCTTTAAGGCATACCTAGCGATCGCCCAATCGCTtgacaaacaacaaatcccAAACAGGAAACCCATTGATGATCGTGAGAAGAGCGGTGCCAGCACTTTCCATACGTTAGTGCCGAAGAGCACTCAATTGTTTGAAAAGGTTTCAGGCGATCAACCCATCACCGATCCAATCCGTCGACCACAAGTGCATGCTTCAGCTTACAAACAGGTCACAGGAGAAGCAATCTATTGTGACGATATTCCAAAGTTTGTCAACGAGTTATATTTGGCATTCGTGTGCAGCACGAAAGCGCACGCGAAAATTCTATCAATCGATCCATCGGAAGCACTGAACCAGGAAGGTGTTCATCGATTCTTTAGTGCGGAAGATCTGACCGACGAGCAAAACCGCCTTGGTGCAATAGTGGAAGACGAGTGGGTGTTTGCGAAAGATATTGTTACCAGCCAGGGGCAGATAATTGGCGCCGTGGTAGCAGAGAAGGAATCAACTGCTAAACAGGCtgcaaaaaaggttaaaatttTGTACGAAGACATCTCGCCCATCATAGTGTCATTGGAAGATGCAATCATGAGACAATCTTTCTTCCCGGAAGGATCACTACGGCTGGAAATCGGTGATGTGGATGCAACATTCCAATCATCAAACACCATTGTGGAAGGAGAGTGTCGCACAGGTGCTCAGGAACATTTTTACCTTGAACCTATTGCTTGCATTGCTTTCCCACGTGATTCAGACGAGTTGGAAATCATCAGCTGTAGTCAACATCCGGCAGAAGCACAACGCAAAGTGGCCAATGCATTAGGCATGCCATGCCATAAAGTGTTTTCACGGGTAAAACGTCTAGGTGGAGGATTTGGTGGTAAAGAAACGAAAGTTGACCTGTTTGTCACACCCGTTGCATTAGCCGCTTATCGCCTGCGGAGGCCAGTTCGATGTGTCCTGGATCGATGCGATGATATGGCCGTTACTGGAACTAGACATCCCTTTTTGGTGCAGTATCGTGTGGCAGTCTCGGAGGAAGGATTGCTACTGGCCGGCGAATATAAAGCCTATTGTAACGCAGGTTATTCGAGGGATTTGTCATATTCC GTAATGCAACGGGCTTTGTTGCATATTCAAAATGCCTACAAAATACCTACGCTTCGCATTGAAGGATGGGTTTGTAAAACCAATATTCCATCCTGTACAGCTTTTAGGGGGTTCGGGTCTCCACAGGCGATGCTTGTAGCCGAAACTGTTATACGACACGTAGCACAGAAGCTAGAGCTTGATCATGTCGCAGTGATCGAGCGAAATTTGTACAACAATGGTGATCGCACACATTACAACAAACTGATAGACAATTGTACAGTAAGGCGGTGCTGGAACGAACTTCTGGAATCTTCTGAACTCCAAAACCGACAAATCGAAGTGGACAACTTTAATCGAGCTAATCGATGGCGCAAGCGTGGAATCGATGCAGTACCGACGATGTACGGCATTGCTTTCAACGTACCCGGTCTCGATCAATCTGGTGCATTGGTACATGTTTATCAAGATGGAAACGTGCTGATAGCACACGGTGGCGTTGaaatgggacaaggattgcatACTAAAATGATTCAAGTAGCTGCTACTGCCCTTCAAATTCCGTTCGAAAAGATCCACTGCTCTGAGACCAATACGGACAAGGTGCCGAATACTTCGGCGACGGCTGCAAGCGTTGCCTCCGATTTGAATGGTGCTGCCGTTTTAAATGCCTGCCATAAACTTCTAGCACGTATAGAACCCTACCAAAAGAAGGATGCCACAGCGGGTTGGAACACCTGGGTCCAACAGGCCTATCTTGATCGGGTTTCTCTTTCTTCAACCGGTTTCTATGCCACACCGGatataaattacaattttgcTACGAACACTGGCAATCCCTTTCACTACTACACATTCGGTGCGGCTTGCTCCGAGGTGGAAATCGACTGTCTCACGGGAGATCACCAGGTGTTGCGTACGGACATTGTGATGGATGTGGGTTCTAGCATCAATCCTGCGATCGACATCGGTCAAATCGAGGGAGGCTTCATGCAGGGATATGGCCTCTTCATGCTCGAAGAAATGATATACTCGCCGACAGGTGAGGTATACTCGCGAGGTCCGGGTACCTACAAACTCCCCGGATTTGGAAACATTCCTGGCGAGCTTAACGTCTCGCTGCTAACCGGAGCACCAAATCCCCGGGCTGTTTATTCATCCAAAGCCATCGGAGAACCACCACTATTTTTAGCATCGTCAGCGTATTTTGCAACTAAAGCCGCTATTGCAGCTGCACGAAAGGAAGAAGGGATCTTAGATAATTTCAACCTAATTGCCCCTGCTAGTGCAGCTCGCATTAGGATGCTCTGTAGCGATAGCATTACACATAAG TTTCCCGAGGAAGATACTACCAAATCGTGGAATGTAATGGCATAA